The proteins below are encoded in one region of Podarcis raffonei isolate rPodRaf1 chromosome 8, rPodRaf1.pri, whole genome shotgun sequence:
- the SPEN gene encoding msx2-interacting protein isoform X5 — protein sequence MVRETRHLWVGNLPENVREEKIIEHFKRYGRVESVKILPKRGSEGGVAAFVDFVDIKSAQKAHNSVNKMGDRDLRTDYNEPGTIPSAARGLDDTVSIASRSREVSGFRGGGGGPTYGPPPSLHAREGRYERRLDGASDNRERAYEHSAYGHHERGTGGFDRTRHYDQDYYRDPRERTLQHGLYYSSRSRSPSRFDAHDPRYEPRAREQFTLPSVVHRDIYRDDLTREVRGRRPERNYQHSRSRSPHSSQSRTQSPQRLASQASRPTRSPSGSGSRSRSSSSDSISSSSSTSSDSSDSSSSSSDESPARSVQSTAVPAPTSQLLPSLEKDEPRKSFGIKVQNLPVRSTDTSLKDGLFHEFKKYGKVTSVQIHGASEERYGLVFFRQQEDQEKALNASKGKLFFGMQIEVTAWIGPETESENEFRPLDERIDEFHPKATRTLFIGNLEKTTTYHDLRNIFQRFGGIVDIDIKKVNGVPQYAFLQYCDIASVCKAIKKMDGEYLGNNRLKVDFANRESQLSFYQSMEKTGQDIRDFYEMLAERRDERRGSYDYAADRTYYEAVRTPGTYPEDPRREYPARSREFYADWDPYQAEYYDPRYYDDPREYRDYRGDPYEQDIREYSYRQRERERFESDRDRDHERRPIERSQSPAHSRRPQSPGASPSQSERLQSDSERRIYSRSSERSGSCSSLSPPRYDKLDKARLERYTKSEKPEKERAFEQERTDKDKRLVRKEKPEKLEKDKAEKQKRRAKNHSPSSQSSETDPETEREPTPEKVKGSSKGSRERADKEGAAKNRLELMPCVVLTRVKEKEGKVIEQPALEKLRGKQENDTLKSPLLEQKMQISQADQTKSEQLKLEPARVKVPKEKVLASHIEVVEKDAKLKPKKHLKAELPSEVTNPVDLEKLEARRRRFADANLKPDKQKMDFKRSSQEEEEARVVLKKQIELTSSESERKPLRKETLKRESKKTKLERLASVTSPKEAQEPASISLGIGLRPSLELQARLGELLEEPGEAPEIPVRKINSIKLQHKHTQLLDDQGTEREDTWKTYCSLPEEVPDHKLAQEKLPSSDIEEKIPIDIDHTQSYRKQMELSRRLKQQMEMEIAKHEKFGSPKKDLDEYERRSLVHEVGKPPQDVTDDSPPSKRKKSSDAFDFEISTKRERNYRSSRQVSEDSERTACSPSLRPFPFHEEEEMLESPRLVPVKETKESPKMDEKGPPYSNVAVREDSLKFNPYDSSRREQMVEMAKIKLSSVSCEEELNRWESQVKQEPGRVDITFPSSIVKRDGIRKRSIRDLEPGEVPSDSDDDGDNKAHSPKTPSLLESSRLSFLLRDREEKLRDREERLPTSLERNKFYSFALDKTITPDTKALLERAKSLSSSREENWSFLDWDSRFANFRNNKGKEKVDSAPRPIPSWYMKKKKIRTDSEGKLDDKKEDHKEDEQERQELFASRFLHSSIFEQDSKRLQHLERKDEDLDFLSGRLYGRQASLDGNIGMSDFVPEPVVLFHSRFVELTRMQQKEKEKDQKPKEAEKQEEKESQPKSPEAAAPEEKVAEHKHLLSVGPFPAALVLQEPGPAMPEKVTNEKLPVIAPSLREEKPLPELGPVAEEPKPLPELLAAVKTEPPEHMEAPPGIDSNKDPALSAATPPEEDSVSLVHPSYLDTKPPTPGSSFSQADICTDPEPETIPPPPPLEPAARSEELPELKEEHVSPSLNSEAGAGQKAEPAVEVLPPVSDTEMEAEPLVVIKDKKPNKNKRSKNPVQTSVANVAEKPVTRKSERIDREKLKRSGSPRGEALKVETEKVSRNAAKSPSAAPEPENPEPSLPVGRTRRRNVRSVYATTGDHEGPSPMKDTLEVTRSTRKRVEREPPDSALTPTPPRRGRPPKSRRKPEEEVSPVKVEPAHPEVEEAESKEMVEVPKPVEGWRSPRSQKLAHSHSPAASTPQAKKGGKNESKAENLVEPEELPDLSGQGSNGSENGNKPKVEKEPLLSDQKRERKEVELEKNVPEACTIEIVERKPVSERTPKSKRGRSRNVKAVDKASLMKSLKSVEIRLNVDEVKGALRPSEEDTEPVPASSPKNKSPRKEDKLSPHFIKTEAEDPFQEAEKDLACEPTQSPEADQLAKQIELEQAVENIAKLTESQTIAAYKEQAAEVSDVRPEEDGDKPAHQASETELAAAIGSIIYDISGEAESFPAPPTYPTESESEMPAEPLVLPPAREEMEPETDQAVSNILESEATSVEPPAPPGPGTTPEADSAKEAEVSVSESSNSAQEAETLQETDMARKERGRQKTTRPRRKRSTSKKGDTAAEPRTVEPERVQSKSPVANEVKGKSEGASKEESQEKSSPLASQPGPPDASKAAPLEGASPEPPVADSTPLPKAVDLLSPSVPVEEVSQSAFKLQPGADSAPVTPPPGTPNTPLPAAAPSSAAAKPVSAGSAPLHSSTAKVTEWIVKHEEARARSTPPPALPPDTKASDIDTNSSTLRKILMEPKYVSATSVASTTHVTTAIAEPVSSPRLVEEDPPHPPAEVVRPGSEDKPAVPAMNALEPPVAEAPVFTEKEKVITVIAPKATSVISRMPHSIDLEETPRITLVKQAPQTCLVNALSPKYKQRPSTNDNSRFHPGSMSVIEDRPVETGSSPGLRVNTSEGIVLLSYSQQKTEGQQRITAKISQIPPASAVDIEFQQSVSKSQIKQEPLGPSQPIPKGSQTPTGYGSVSAPSSLVLGAQQYSPSPVLSSIKQERGSLEKSEPLHLSVQAPTSQSGPVKVLSQSANTPSILVHNQMVLPQSIASSTNKKLPDPGALKVETKTLQPSSLSPGVGPHHPSLSSKIHPEANHVSAGPSTPAERVVSHLGVTKQEPLSPRTSGHSPSPFPRACHPGGPSSPALSGNNSMLGIQGSPCPGIPVPQYISSMHPEQSVIMPPHSVTQTVSLGHLSQGEVRMNTPPLPGMPYSIRPEALHSPRAALQPQRSSTPQPAPIREIVMPPLSSQHSSEEEMHYHHTVCRGSAPVQSDVLVMQPDYRLHPSGIRLDQYNVPRDVRMMMHPHMAAVGGDHHPETRQSRTPEGRSVKTPPATKTLPSGKEAPKASEVKMAHSPHSEPRLLSGQLPGLPLTQPVVVPHGVQIMHPGGTSFHDYRTVYGDMRSYHPAAQLGHPQFSGASPIGLPSRSMTPSQGLPEGEHTHPSQPAHSKTPQHTQEPKGAQAAGPDPTHHPVAVNRHVQQIDPHLHLQRSQADAGQTSYPSPVAISVKQELPSPHQAPVQKPALFIPTTSGPGAPPGLPLSRPEPQSVLKQDLAPHPVSQRPVDMVQLLTKYPIVWQGLLALKNDTAAVQLHFVSGNNVLAHRSLPAPEGGPPLRIAQRMRLEASQLEGVARRMMVESDYCLLLALPCGRDQEDVVNQTESLKAAFISYLQAKQAAGIINVPNPGSNQPAYVLQIFPPCEFSESHLSRLAPDLLASISNISPHLMIVIASV from the exons CAGTGACTCCAGCAGCAGCTCAAGCGACGAGTCTCCGGCCCGTTCAGTTCAATCCACGGCAGTTCCAGCACCCACCTCCCAGTTGCTTCCATCTCTGGAAAAAGATGAGCCCCGCAAAAGTTTTGGGATTAAGGTTCAGAATCTTCCAGTGCGCTCCACAG ACACCAGCCTTAAAGATGGTTTATTCCACGAGTTCAAGAAGTACGGGAAGGTGACATCTGTGCAGATTCACGGAGCCTCTGAAGAGCGATACGGACTGGTGTTCTTCCGGCAACAGGAGGATCAGGAGAAAGCGCTCAATGCTTCCAAAGGGAAACTCTTCTTTGGCATGCAGATTGAAGTGACTGCTTGGATAGGGCCAG AAACAGAGAGCGAGAATGAATTTCGGCCTTTAGATGAAAGAATAGATGAATTCCACCCCAAGGCAACGAGAACTCTGTTCATCGGCAATCTAGAAAAAACCACCACATATCATGACCTTCGCAACATCTTCCAGCGTTTTGGAGGGATAGTG GATATTGACATCAAGAAAGTGAATGGGGTTCCCCAGTATGCATTCCTGCAGTACTGTGATATTGCAAGTGTGTGTAAAGCGATCAAGAAGATGGATGGGGAATATCTCGGAAATAATCGGCTCAAG GTGGATTTTGCAAACCGTGAAAGCCAGTTGTCATTCTATCAATCTATGGAGAAAACGGGTCAAGATATCAGAGACTTCTATGAAATGCTGGCAGAAAGAAG GGATGAAAGGAGAGGATCTTACGACTATGCTGCTGACCGTACCTACTATGAGGCTGTTCGCACCCCAGGAACATATCCAGAAGATCCTCGGAGAGAATATCCAGCCCGTAGCAGGGAGTTTTATGCTGACTGGGATCCTTACCAAGCAGAGTATTACGACCCACGGTATTACGACGACCCGCGGGAATACAGAGATTACAGGGGTGACCCTTACGAGCAAGACATAAGAGAGTATAGTTACAGGCAACGGGAGCGGGAGCGATTTGAATCAGACCGGGACCGGGACCATGAAAGGAGGCCCATTGAAAGGAGCCAGAGCCCAGCTCACTCCCGACGGCCCCAAAGCCctggagcatctccatcccaatCAGAGAGGCTGCAGAGCGATTCTGAGCGGAGAATCTACAGCCGGTCCTCGGAGCGGAGCGGCAGCTGcagctccctctccccaccccgctATGACAAGCTGGACAAAGCCCGCCTCGAGCGCTACACAAAAAGCGAGAAGCCCGAAAAAGAGCGGGCCTTTGAGCAAGAGAGAACGGACAAAGACAAGCGCCTGGTAAGGAAGGAGAAACCAGAAAAACTTGAAAAGGATAAAGCGGAGAAGCAGAAACGGAGGGCCAAAAATCATTCTCCCAGCTCTCAGTCGTCGGAAACAGACCCAGAAACCGAACGGGAGCCCACCCCTGAGAAGGTCAAAGGCAGCAGCAAAGGGAGTCGGGAGAGAGCAGATAAAGAAGGAGCTGCGAAGAACCGTCTGGAGCTGATGCCATGTGTCGTGTTAACACGAgtcaaggaaaaggaagggaaagtaATCGAACAGCCTGCTTTGGAAAAGCTGCGTGGGAAGCAAGAAAACGACACGCTCAAGTCTCCTTTGCTTGAACAAAAAATGCAGATTTCTCAGGCAGACCAAACCAAGTCAGAGCAGCTGAAACTTGAACCCGCCCGAGTGAAAGTGCCAAAAGAGAAGGTGCTTGCCAGTCACATCGAAGTGGTTGAAAAGGATGCAAAGCTGAAGCCTAAGAAGCACCTGAAGGCAGAGCTGCCTAGTGAAGTGACTAACCCAGTAGATCTAGAAAAGCTGGAAGCTCGCAGAAGACGCTTTGCGGATGCAAACCTCAAGCCAGATAAGCAAAAAATGGACTTTAAAAGGAGtagtcaggaggaggaggaagcgcgTGTGGTTTTGAAAAAGCAGATTGAGTTAACAAGTAGTGAATCTGAGAGAAAGCCCTTGAGGAAAGAGACTCTTAAAAGGGAATCCAAGAAAACCAAGCTGGAAAGGCTTGCCTCAGTGACCAgccccaaagaagctcaagagCCAGCCAGTATTTCTCTGGGGATTGGTTTACGGCCCAGTTTAGAGCTGCAGGCTAGACTAGGGGAGCTACTTGAGGAACCTGGGGAAGCCCCTGAGATCCCTGTAAGGAAGATCAACTCCATCAAATTGCAGCACAAGCATACACAGCTGTTAGATGACCAAGGAACTGAGCGAGAGGACACATGGAAAACCTACTGCAGTCTTCCCGAAGAAGTGCCCGACCACAAGCTAGCTCAAGAGAAGCTTCCATCATCCGATATTGAGGAGAAGATTCCCATTGACATTGATCACACACAGAGTTATCGGAAGCAAATGGAGCTGAGTCGCAGGTTGAAGCagcaaatggaaatggaaattgcAAAGCACGAGAAGTTTGGCAGCCCAAAGAAAGATCTTGATGAGTATGAGAGGCGTAGCCTGGTGCATGAAGTGGGGAAACCCCCGCAAGATGTGACAGACGACTCTCCTCCCAGCAAGCGGAAGAAATCCTCTGACGCTTtcgactttgaaattagcacaaagagagagagaaactacaGGAGCTCTCGGCAGGTGAGTGAGGACTCCGAAAGGACGGCCTGTTCCCCTAGCCTCAGGCCCTTCCCTTTCCATGAGGAAGAAGAGATGCTGGAGTCCCCGAGGCTGGTGCCTGTGAAAGAAACCAAAGAGTCACCTAAAATGGATGAAAAGGGTCCTCCATATTCTAATGTGGCTGTAAGGGAGGATTCTTTGAAATTTAACCCCTACGACTCCAGTCGAAGAGAGCAGATGGTAGAAATGGCTAAAATAAAATTATCTTCTGTGAGTTGTGAGGAGGAATTGAACCGATGGGAGTCCCAAGTGAAGCAAGAGCCCGGGAGGGTGGACATCACCTTCCCAAGCAGCATTGTCAAGAGAGATGGCATAAGGAAGCGGTCAATACGGGATCTGGAGCCAGGAGAGGTGCCTTCGGACTCTGACGATGACGGCGATAATAAAGCCCATTCTCCAAAAACCCCTTCGTTGCTGGAGAGCTCCAGGTTGTCTTTTTTATTACGGGACAGGGAAGAGAAACTTCGTGATCGAGAGGAGAGGCTGCCAACCTCTTTGGAAAGGAACAAGTTTTATTCCTTTGCATTGGACAAGACAATCACTCCCGACACAAAGGCCTTGCTTGAGAGAGCCAAATCTCTCTCATCCTCCAGAGAAGAGAACTGGTCTTTCCTTGATTGGGACTCGAGATTTGCTAATTTTAGGAACAACAAGGGCAAAGAGAAAGTGGATTCTGCTCCAAGGCCTATCCCCTCGTGGTatatgaaaaagaagaaaatccgAACCGATTCTGAAGGGAAGCTGGATGATAAGAAGGAAGACCACAAGGAGGATGAGCAAGAGAGGCAGGAGCTCTTTGCCTCGCGCTTCCTGCACAGCTCCATCTTTGAGCAGGACTCAAAGCGCCTGCAACACTTGGAAAGGAAAGACGAAGACCTTGACTTCCTCTCTGGTAGATTGTACGGCCGGCAGGCATCCCTGGATGGGAACATTGGCATGTCAGACTTTGTGCCAGAGCCAGTGGTTCTCTTCCACAGCAGGTTTGTGGAGCTCACAAGAAtgcaacaaaaagaaaaggagaaagaccAGAAGCCCAAAGAAGCAgaaaagcaggaggagaaggagagtcaGCCCAAAAGCCCAGAAGCAGCTGCGCCTGAGGAAAAAGTGGCAGAGCATAAGCATCTGCTTTCAGTTGGGCCATTTCCAGCTGCTCTTGTACTCCAAGAACCAGGGCCAGCCATGCCGGAAAAGGTCACGAATGAGAAGTTGCCGGTCATTGCGCCCTCTTTGAGAGAAGAGAAGCCTCTGCCTGAACTTGGTCCTGTGGCTGAAGAACCAAAGCCTCTTCCAGAACTCCTTGCTGCTGTCAAAACTGAACCACCTGAGCATATGGAAGCACCGCCAGGAATAGACAGCAACAAGGACCCTGCTCTTTCTGCAGCAACTCCTCCTGAGGAAGACTCGGTATCCCTAGTGCACCCTTCCTATTTGGACACAAAGCCACCCACGCCCGGATCTTCCTTCTCTCAAGCGGACATCTGCACAGATCCAGAACCTGAAacaatcccaccaccaccaccactcgaACCAGCAGCCAGGTCTGAGGAACTGCCTGAGCTGAAAGAAGAACATGTTTCCCCATCTCTGAACTCTGAGGCTGGTGCAGGGCAGAAAGCAGAGCCAGCTGTGGAGGTCCTGCCTCCAGTCTCCGACACGGAGATGGAAGCCGAACCACTTGTTGTCATCAAAGACAAGAAGCCGAACAAGAATAAACGTTCCAAAAACCCTGTCCAGACGTCGGTTGCAAACGTTGCAGAGAAGCCTGTCACAAGGAAGAGTGAAAGGATTGACCGCGAGAAACTTAAAAGGTCGGGCTCTCCCCGTGGGGAAGCACTGAAGGTGGAAACAGAGAAGGTTTCGAGAAACGCTGCTAAATCTCCAAGCGCTGCACCAGAGCCGGAAAACCCAGAGCCTAGCTTGCCAGTGGGCAGGACAAGGCGCAGGAATGTGCGGTCAGTTTATGCCACCACAGGGGACCACGAAGGCCCATCGCCTATGAAGGATACTCTGGAGGTCACCAGATCTACTAGGAAAAGGGTTGAAAGGGAGCCACCAGACTCTGCCTTGACTCCAACCCCTCCAAGAAGAGGCAGGCCTCCCAAATCCCGCCGCAAGCCTGAGGAGGAAGTCTCTCCCGTGAAGGTTGAACCAGCTCACCCAGAGGTAGAAGAAGCAGAATCAAAAGAGATGGTGGAAGTCCCGAAACCCGTGGAGGGGTGGAGGTCACCTCGATCCCAGAAGCTGGCACACAGCCACTCTCCAGCAGCCAGCACTCCTCAAGCCAAGAAAGGGGGGAAGAACGAGTCGAAGGCTGAGAATTTGGTGGAGCCAGAAGAGCTCCCTGACCTCTCTGGCCAAGGCTCGAATGGAAGTGAAAACGGTAACAAACCCAAGGTGGAGAAAGAGCCTCTTCTGAGTGACCAGAAGCGAGAGAGGAAAGAAGTCGAGCTGGAGAAAAATGTCCCCGAAGCCTGCACCATTGAGATTGTGGAAAGAAAGCCTGTCTCTGAGAGAACTCCAAAGTCCAAACGTGGAAGATCCAGGAACGTCAAGGCCGTCGATAAAGCCTCCTTGATGAAGAGCTTGAAAAGCGTTGAAATCCGGCTTAATGTGGATGAAGTCAAAGGTGCTTTGCGGCCCAGCGAAGAGGACACGGAGCCTGTGCCGGCATCGTCCCCCAAGAACAAAAGTCCCCGGAAGGAAGACAAATTGTCACCCCATTTCATAAAGACAGAGGCAGAAGACCCCTTCCAGGAAGCAGAGAAAGATCTGGCTTGTGAGCCGACACAGTCTCCTGAAGCAGACCAGCTGGCCAAGCAGATCGAATTGGAGCAGGCCGTGGAGAACATTGCAAAGCTCACTGAAAGCCAGACGATTGCAGCCTACAAGGAACAGGCGGCTGAAGTGTCAGACGTTCGCCCGGAGGAAGACGGGGACAAGCCTGCTCATCAGGCCAGCGAAACAGAACTCGCGGCTGCCATTGGCTCCATCATCTATGACATCTCTGGAGAGGCCGAAAGTTTCCCTGCTCCGCCAACGTATCCTACCGAATCTGAATCGGAAATGCCCGCAGAACCGTTGGTGCTGCCACCCGCACGAGAAGAGATGGAGCCTGAAACTGATCAAGCCGTGAGCAATATCTTGGAGTCAGAAGCCACTTCGGTTGAGCCGCCTGCCCCACCAGGCCCTGGCACTACCCCAGAGGCAGACTCTGCCAAAGAGGCGGAGGTGAGTGTGAGCGAATCCTCCAATTCGGCACAAGAAGCAGAAACCTTGCAAGAGACCGACATGGCTCGGAAGGAACGGGGCCGCCAGAAAACCACCCGGCCGAGGCGCAAGCGGAGCACAAGCAAGAAAGGGGATACAGCAGCAGAACCGAGGACTGTTGAGCCCGAACGAGTACAAAGCAAATCTCCAGTGGCCAATGAGGTTAAAGGGAAGTCAGAAGGAGCCTCGAAAGAAGAGAGTCAAGAGAAAAGCTCTCCTCTGGCTTCCCAGCCAGGTCCCCCTGATGCCAGCAAGGCTGCACCCCTGGAGGGGGCTTCTCCAGAACCTCCTGTGGCAGACAGCACCCCCCTGCCCAAAGCAGTGGACCTGCTCTCTCCGTCGGTTCCTGTTGAAGAGGTGAGCCAGAGCGCCTTCAAACTACAGCCGGGGGCTGACAGTGCTCCAGTGACTCCTCCACCAGGCACCCCCAATACACCTCTGCCAGCAGCAGCCCCATCTTCAGCTGCAGCAAAGCCAGTCTCCGCTGGGTCTGCCCCCCTTCACTCCAGCACAGCAAAGGTGACTGAGTGGATTGTGAAGCATGAGGAGGCCCGGGCCCGCTCCACCCCACCGCCGGCTCTCCCCCCTGACACAAAGGCATCGGATATAGACACAAATTCCAGCACTCTGAGGAAAATATTGATGGAGCCCAAGTACGTCTCTGCAACCAGCGTGGCATCAACAACGCATGTCACGACTGCCATAGCCGAGCCTGTGAGCTCACCTCGTTTGGTAGAGGAAGATCCTCCACACCCTCCGGCAGAGGTTGTCCGGCCTGGATCAGAAGACAAGCCAGCTGTCCCAGCCATGAATGCTTTGGAGCCGCCAGTTGCAGAGGCCCCAGTTTTCACCGAGAAAGAGAAGGTCATCACTGTCATTGCTCCCAAGGCCACTTCTGTGATAAGCAGGATGCCCCACAGCATTGACCTCGAGGAAACCCCGCGGATAACTCTGGTGAAGCAAGCGCCCCAGACGTGCCTAGTCAACGCCCTCTCGCCAAAATACAAGCAGAGGCCAAGTACCAATGACAACAGCCGGTTCCATCCGGGATCCATGTCCGTCATTGAAGATCGGCCGGTGGAGACAGGGTCCAGCCCCGGTCTTCGCGTCAACACATCAGAAGGCATCGTGCTCCTGAGCTATTCCCAGCAGAAGACAGAAGGCCAGCAGCGGATCACAGCAAAGATCAGCCAGATCCCCCCAGCAAGTGCAGTTGACATTGAATTCCAGCAGTCGGTGTCCAAGTCCCAGATCAAGCAAGAGCCTCTTGGCCCCTCTCAGCCAATCCCAAAGGGCTCTCAGACGCCAACGGGGTACGGGAGTGTCTCAGCCCCATCGTCCCTTGTGCTGGGAGCTCAGCAGTACAGCCCTTCCCCTGTACTTTCCTCCATTAAGCAGGAACGGGGCAGCCTGGAAAAATCGGAGCCCCTGCACCTCTCTGTCCAGGCGCCCACTTCTCAGTCGGGGCCAGTCAAAGTCCTTTCCCAGTCTGCCAACACTCCATCCATCCTCGTCCACAACCAGATGGTGCTCCCACAGAGCATTGCTTCTTCCACCAACAAAAAGCTTCCAGACCCAGGTGCCCTGAAAGTGGAGACCAAGACTCTTCAGCCGTCGAGCTTGAGCCCCGGGGTTGGGCCTCATCACCCCTCCTTGTCTAGCAAGATTCACCCAGAGGCCAATCATGTGAGTGCAGGGCCCAGCACCCCAGCAGAGCGGGTGGTGTCTCACTTGGGGGTCACAAAGCAGGAGCCCCTCTCTCCACGGACAAGCGGGCACTCTCCGTCTCCCTTCCCAAGGGCTTGTCATCCGGGCGGCCCTTCTTCCCCAGCCCTGTCTGGGAACAACTCCATGCTAGGGATCCAGGGGTCTCCTTGCCCTGGGATCCCGGTGCCTCAATATATCTCCAGCATGCACCCCGAGCAGTCTGTGATCATGCCCCCGCACAGCGTCACCCAGACGGTCTCCCTGGGGCACCTCTCGCAAGGGGAGGTCAGGATGAACACCCCTCCTCTGCCAGGAATGCCTTACAGCATCCGTCCTGAAGCGCTTCACTCCCCGAGGGCGGCTCTGCAGCCGCAGCGGTCAAGCACGCCGCAGCCAGCCCCCATCCGAGAGATCGTCATGCCACCTCTGTCTTCCCAGCATTCCTCGGAAGAGGAGATGCACTACCACCACACAGTGTGCCGCGGGTCCGCCCCCGTGCAGTCGGACGTGCTCGTCATGCAGCCAGACTACCGCTTGCACCCCTCCGGCATTCGGCTCGACCAGTACAACGTGCCCCGGGACGTGCGGATGATGATGCACCCGCACATGGCTGCAGTGGGAGGCGACCACCACCCCGAGACCCGGCAGTCCCGCACGCCAGAAGGGAGGTCTGTGAAGACGCCCCCCGCCACAAAGACTCTCCCGTCAGGCAAAGAGGCACCCAAGGCCTCTGAAGTCAAGATGGCTCACTCCCCCCACAGTGAGCCCCGCCTCCTCAGCGGCCAGCTGCCAGGACTGCCTCTGACGCAACCAGTTGTCGTCCCTCACGGCGTGCAGATCATGCACCCGGGGGGCACCTCCTTCCACGATTACAGGACGGTCTACGGGGACATGAGGAGCTACCACCCGGCGGCTCAGCTAGGTCATCCTCAGTTTTCCGGGGCATCGCCAATCGGGCTGCCTTCTCGGAGTATGACCCCCTCTCAG GGTCTGCCAGAAGGAGAACACACccaccccagccagccagctcataGCAAGACTCCCCAGCACACCCAGGAGCCCAAGGGAGCCCAGGCGGCAGGACCAGACCCCACTCACCACCCAGTGGCTGTCAACCGGCACGTCCAGCAGATCGACCCCCACTTGCACCTTCAGCGCAGCCAGGCGGACGCAGGCCAGACCTCCTACCCGTCTCCCGTCGCTATCTCTGTCAAACAGGAACTCCCATCCCCACATCAGGCCCCAGTGCAGAAGCCGGCGCTCTTTATCCCAACCACCTCTGGGCCTGGGGCTCCTCCGGGGCTGCCCCTCTCCCGGCCCGAGCCCCAGTCAGTGCTCAAGCAAGACCTTGCACCTCATCCTGTTTCCCAGAGACCGGTGGACATGGTCCAGCTGCTGACC aAATACCCCATTGTCTGGCAGGGGCTCCTGGCCTTGAAGAACGACACGGCGGCCGTCCAGCTGCACTTTGTCTCCGGCAATAACGTCCTGGCACACCGCTCCCTGCCAGCCCCAGAAGGGGGACCTCCCCTGAGGATTGCTCAGCGCATGAGGCTGGAAGCGTCACAGTTGGAGGGCGTGGCGCGCAGGATGATG GTGGAGAGCGACTATTGCCTGCTGCTGGCCTTGCCTTGTGGACGCGACCAAGAGGATGTTGTGAACCAGACGGAGTCGCTCAAGGCAGCCTTCATTAGCTACCTGCAAGCCAAGCAAGCCGCTGGCATCATCAACGTTCCCAACCCCGGCTCCAACCAG CCTGCCTACGTCCTACAGATCTTCCCACCCTGTGAGTTCTCCGAGAGTCACCTCTCCCGCCTCGCCCCAGACCTCCTCGCCAGTATCTCAAACATCTCTCCTCACCTGATGATTGTCATTGCATCGGTCTGA